The proteins below come from a single Tigriopus californicus strain San Diego chromosome 3, Tcal_SD_v2.1, whole genome shotgun sequence genomic window:
- the LOC131878278 gene encoding uncharacterized protein LOC131878278: MNWHHFILRAIWGILVVIVSSGFGERTWKYRQRSRPTPENPSFFNRKVDSYHFHRLSNSQDPVTSLSPDSFLPGTRRLYTTIKRKRLTEPPSPLPLVLATEATHVLRSGSPLVVSDYPPSDVRVNLMSLESLTTEDNDPLVSDVSGGISTEGYPDQGKPSKTIATTIHYEDRLDIEFYPNYDEFDHFSYVSETWAKPSTEPMENTIVTEEPGKVFLNGRTTTNRPYSKVIAQPRKQLTDLKNPQASGSKTRDSPVKLTRDEIFVPITKDAEKRERSNQILISNSNDVIDFSLFRNMDEELLAMESDGVDPVQSRAMPVDESEKNYVRLNPANTINILSSASTPTSPIDQAQSSLQFNKRKLKVGNDAPESVSRQRFTNGIEVDETRKRYKVLPTILKERERKKQNPRSREPKIKIHNRIRSTRPPSTTTTTTTTTITVTTTTSPSTSTTTKTETSVSPEIDSFRGLKVQAVDDVTDSRLEEKDYQQPGRRLDYIRTTVGDENFEMNQSESEKNLLAGMDVPVHFAFQMSEQSLKRKSVSKRVKMIKKVFDENFRDLETTLRLNAIPHIRPHVDPKNLSRQPKMATVGSGQKMGQDEFFVYYVTLIEIQKVLQEVLKKDLNPDVKPLFMDLSRHNFELMKLFFKHIVITDKQSKVLLNQKDSRTFKHHFNALREIFPFL, from the exons ATGAATTGGCATCACTTTATTCTCAGGGCGATATGGGGTATTCTAGTCGTGATTGTCTCATCGGGCTTTGGCGAAAGAACCTGGAAATATCGTCAACGATCTAGACCAACGCCAGAGAATCCGTCGTTTTTCAACCGAAAAGTGGATTCCTATCATTTTCACCGACTTTCAAACTCTCAAGATCCGGTGACCAGTTTGAGTCCTGACTCCTTTCTCCCCGGGACTCGACGTCTTTATACAACCATCAAACGGAAAAGGTTGACTGAACCACCCTCACCGTTACCTTTAGTCTTGGCTACAGAGGCTACTCATGTTCTAAGATCAGGCAGTCCTTTGGTGGTGTCAGACTACCCGCCATCGGATGTGAGGGTCAATCTAATGAGTTTGGAATCACTCACAACCGAAGATAATGACCCCTTGGTCTCCGACGTTTCCGGAGGGATCTCAACGGAAGGTTATCCGGATCAAGGAAAACCTTCCAAAACTATTGCTACCACGATTCATTATGAGGATCGGCTGGATATTGAGTTCTATCCAAACTATGACGAGTTCGACCACTTTTCTTATGTGAGTGAGACTTGGGCCAAGCCCTCCACCGAACCAATGGAAAATACGATTGTAACAGAAGAGCCGGGGAAAGTATTTTTGAATGGTCGAACCACCACAAACAGACCATATTCAAAGGTGATTGCTCAACCAAGAAAGCAATTAACCGATCTTAAAAATCCCCAAGCATCTGGTTCAAAAACCCGGGACTCGCCAGTAAAACTAACGAGAGACGAAATCTTCGTTCCCATCACCAAAGACGCCGAGAAACGCGAACGGAGCAATCAAATATTGATCTCGAACTCTAACGATGTGATCGACTTTTCCTTATTCAGGAACATGGACGAGGAGCTTCTGGCCATGGAATCCGACGGAGTTGATCCCGTCCAAAGTCGAGCCATGCCTGTGGACGAGAGTGAAAAGAACTATGTTCGTCTTAATCCGGCTAACACCATTAATATCCTGTCGTCAGCCTCCACGCCCACCAGCCCCATAGACCAAGCTCAGAGTTCACTTCAATTCAACAAACGCAAACTCAAAGTGGGCAATGACGCCCCCGAAAGTGTGTCCCGACAAAGATTCACCAATGGTATCGAAGTGGACGAGACTAGGAAACGATACAAGGTCTTACCCACCATTCTGAAGGAAAGAGAGCGGAAGAAACAGAACCCCAGATCTCGTGAGCCAAAGATCAAGATTCATAATAGAATCAGGTCAACCAGGCCTCcttcaaccacaacaacaacaacaacaacaacgattactgttactactactacttcccCTAGTACAAGCACCACTACTAAAACGGAAACCAGTGTTTCCCCGGAAATAGACTCATTCAGAGGACTGAAAGTGCAAGCTGTAGATGACGTCACAGATTCTCGACTTGAGGAAAAGGATTACCAACAGCCCGGAAGAAGACTGGATTATATTCGAACGACCGTAGGGGATGAAAACTTTGAGATGAACCAATCCGAGAGTGAAAAAAACCTGCTGGCAGGCATGGATGTCCCGGTGcattttgcctttcaaatgtCTGAGCAATCCTTGAAACGGAAGTCTGTCTCGAAAAGGGTCAAGATGATCAAGAAAGTATTCGACGAGAACTTTAGG gATTTAGAGACAACATTGAGGCTGAATGCCATTCCCCATATAAGGCCTCATGTGGATCCCAAAAACCTTAGCCGTCAACCTAAAATGGCGACGGTGGGGAGTGGCCAGAAAATGGGCCAAGACGAGTTCTTTGTCTATTATGTCACTCTCATTGAGATACAGAAGGTCCTGCAGGAGGTCCTGAAGAAGGATCTGAATCCGGATGTCAAACCTCTTTTCATGGATCTCTCCAGACACAACTTTGAACTCATGAAGCTCTTTTTCAAGCACATCGTGATCACGGACAAACAAAGCAAGGTGTTGTTGAATCAAAAGGATTCCAGGACGTTCAAGCATCACTTCAATGCGCTTCGCGAGATCTTCCCATTCCTTTAA